From a single Bacteroidota bacterium genomic region:
- a CDS encoding long-chain fatty acid--CoA ligase, translating to MEITRTFDLLERYKNNFANKKDVLATKQNGEWIKYTTQQYIDYSYYSAYGLLALGLNKGDKIITITNNRPEWNFVDMGMSMAGIIHVPVFTSLSNEEYKKIIKHSDASLVIVSDKKLFNKINTIAKEIEAIKEVYTFDKIEGAKNYQEIIELGKKSKSYYQEEVEKIKSEITTEDFATLIYTSGTTGTSKGVMLSHKNLVRNFLAAAGIFTMKADEKYLSILPLCHVGGRMGNYQTQYSGTSIYYAENMGTMAANMKEIQPHGFDTVPRILEKVFDNVIAKGKKLKGFKKSLFFWAVDLGLKFKIKSERSFVYNIKLKIADKLIFSKWREALGGKIEKVGCGGASLQPRLERVFWAAGIKVLNMYGLTETSPIITINRSTEPDLKFGSVGALIEGVELKISHDGEILCKGHNVMLGYYKDPELTKSVFDDEGWFHTGDIGHIDDDNFLFVTDRKKEIFKLSSGKFVAPQIIENKLKESEIIEQSIVFGEHEKFASALIYPNFSYLKDWCVTNNLSCNSNNEIIQSPQIFDFINKEIKKINNTLNDSERIKRFKLVSDEWTPESGELSPTLKLKRKFIEKKYEKIIEQIFAKQTI from the coding sequence ATGGAAATTACCAGAACATTTGATTTACTTGAGAGATATAAAAATAATTTTGCCAATAAAAAAGATGTATTGGCTACAAAGCAAAATGGGGAATGGATAAAATACACTACACAACAATACATTGATTATTCATATTATTCAGCTTATGGCTTACTTGCTTTGGGATTAAACAAAGGCGATAAAATAATTACTATTACAAATAATCGTCCTGAGTGGAATTTTGTTGATATGGGAATGTCAATGGCAGGAATAATCCATGTTCCTGTTTTTACTTCATTGAGCAATGAAGAATACAAAAAGATAATAAAACATTCGGATGCAAGCCTTGTTATCGTTTCTGATAAAAAACTTTTCAATAAAATTAATACTATTGCCAAAGAAATTGAAGCAATAAAAGAAGTTTATACTTTCGATAAAATTGAAGGAGCAAAAAATTATCAGGAAATAATTGAATTGGGTAAAAAAAGTAAGAGCTACTATCAAGAGGAAGTTGAAAAAATAAAATCAGAAATAACAACTGAAGATTTTGCTACTTTAATTTACACTTCAGGTACAACAGGCACATCAAAAGGGGTAATGCTTTCGCATAAAAACCTTGTAAGGAATTTTTTGGCTGCTGCCGGTATTTTTACAATGAAAGCCGATGAGAAATATCTTAGCATTTTACCTCTTTGTCATGTTGGAGGCAGAATGGGAAATTACCAAACACAGTACAGTGGCACAAGTATTTATTATGCTGAAAATATGGGGACAATGGCAGCAAATATGAAGGAAATTCAGCCTCATGGATTTGACACTGTACCACGAATTTTAGAAAAAGTTTTTGACAATGTTATTGCAAAAGGAAAAAAATTAAAAGGGTTTAAAAAATCACTTTTCTTTTGGGCTGTTGATTTAGGTTTAAAATTTAAGATTAAAAGTGAAAGGAGTTTTGTTTACAACATAAAATTGAAAATTGCCGACAAACTTATTTTTTCAAAATGGAGAGAAGCATTGGGAGGAAAAATTGAAAAAGTAGGTTGCGGAGGAGCAAGCTTACAACCACGCCTTGAAAGAGTTTTTTGGGCAGCAGGAATTAAAGTACTTAACATGTATGGGCTTACAGAAACTTCTCCGATAATTACAATCAACAGAAGTACAGAACCCGATTTAAAATTCGGTAGTGTTGGAGCTTTAATTGAAGGAGTTGAATTAAAAATATCTCATGACGGAGAAATACTTTGCAAAGGACATAATGTAATGCTCGGTTATTACAAAGACCCTGAACTTACCAAAAGTGTTTTTGATGATGAAGGATGGTTTCATACAGGAGACATCGGACACATAGACGATGATAATTTTTTATTTGTAACCGACCGTAAAAAAGAAATATTCAAACTTTCAAGTGGGAAATTCGTTGCACCGCAAATCATTGAAAACAAATTAAAAGAATCGGAAATTATTGAACAATCTATAGTTTTTGGTGAACATGAAAAATTTGCAAGTGCATTAATTTATCCTAATTTTTCTTATCTCAAAGACTGGTGTGTTACAAATAATCTTTCATGTAATTCTAATAACGAAATAATTCAATCACCACAGATTTTTGATTTTATCAACAAAGAAATAAAAAAAATAAATAATACCCTCAACGATTCAGAAAGAATAAAAAGATTTAAATTAGTATCTGATGAATGGACACCCGAAAGCGGTGAGCTATCTCCAACTCTTAAATTAAAAAGAAAATTTATTGAAAAAAAATACGAGAAAATTATCGAACAAATATTTGCAAAACAAACAATTTAA